Proteins encoded by one window of Paraburkholderia terrae:
- a CDS encoding SDR family NAD(P)-dependent oxidoreductase, which produces MNQIDLKGRVVAITGGARGIGYAVAQRALRSGAAVALWDVDTERLERSAKELSELGKVAAVTVDQTKEAEIDAAVSKTLAAHGAIDVLINCAGITGGNGTTWELEPDMWRRVIDVNLIGPYLACRAVVPQMLKQGYGRIVNIASVAGKEGNPNASHYSASKAGLIGLTKSLGKELATKNILVNAVTPAAAKTEIFDSMKQEHIDYMLSKIPMNRFLLPDEAASLILWLASEDCAFSTGAVFDLSGGRATY; this is translated from the coding sequence ATGAATCAGATCGATCTGAAGGGCCGTGTCGTCGCCATTACGGGCGGCGCGCGGGGAATCGGCTACGCGGTAGCGCAGCGCGCGCTACGCTCGGGCGCGGCCGTGGCGCTCTGGGATGTCGACACCGAGCGGCTCGAACGCAGCGCGAAAGAGCTAAGCGAACTCGGCAAGGTCGCAGCCGTCACCGTCGATCAAACCAAAGAGGCCGAGATCGACGCCGCCGTCAGCAAGACGCTCGCCGCCCACGGCGCGATCGACGTGCTGATCAACTGCGCCGGCATCACGGGCGGCAACGGCACGACGTGGGAACTCGAACCGGACATGTGGCGCCGCGTGATCGACGTCAACCTGATCGGCCCGTATCTCGCATGCCGCGCGGTCGTGCCGCAGATGCTGAAGCAGGGTTACGGGCGCATCGTCAATATTGCTTCCGTGGCGGGCAAGGAAGGCAATCCGAACGCATCGCATTACAGCGCATCGAAAGCAGGGCTGATCGGCCTGACCAAATCACTAGGCAAGGAACTCGCGACGAAGAACATCCTCGTCAACGCCGTCACGCCCGCAGCCGCGAAAACCGAAATCTTCGATTCGATGAAGCAGGAGCACATCGACTACATGCTGTCGAAGATTCCAATGAACCGCTTCCTGCTGCCGGACGAGGCAGCGTCGCTGATCCTGTGGCTCGCGTCGGAAGACTGCGCATTCAGCACGGGCGCCGTGTTCGATCTGTCGGGCGGCCGCGCGACGTACTAG